Proteins encoded in a region of the Pseudomonas shahriarae genome:
- the gspD gene encoding type II secretion system secretin GspD: MKWSLPRSAPFRQVAPLLLLALSACSHTPAPTPAPLLVDSELGQPLADTRRNGVPLPDRQREISPQPRVQHPLSNRARGPVAAPAKVRNPLGDQPVQLNFVDAEIQAVVRALSRATGQQFLVDPRVKGNLTLVSEGQVPAHQAYDMLLAALRMQGFSVVDVGGVARVVPEADAKLLGGPIYNAASPSGNGMQTRTFRLQYENAVNLIPVLRPIVSPNNPINAYPGNNSIVITDYAENLARVGQIIAGIDTPSAIDTDVVPVQNGIAVDIAAMVAELLETQGNDQTQKIAVIGDPRSNSIIIRAGSPERTELARNLIYKLDNAQSNPSNMHVVYLRNAQAGKLAQSLRGMLTGESESGVSDEARSKLSAMGGAGSTSQGSTQNSSGTPTASAAPSSGYAKDSTGASTAGSEQNTAFSAGGVTIQADATTNTLLISAPDPLYRNLREVIDMLDQRRAQVVIESLIVEVNEDDASEFGVQWQAGNLGGKGGFGGVNLGGSGINGTPTSKTSIDVLPKGLNIGLVDGTVDIPGIGRVLDLKVLARALKSKGGTNVLSTPNLLTLDNEAASIFVGQTIPFITGSYVTGGGGTSNNPFQTVQREEVGLKLNVRPQISEGGTVKLDIYQEVSSVDTRASGDARTVTNKRAIDTSILLDDGQIMVLGGLLQDGYTQSNDAVPWLSDIPGLGALFRNESRSVNKTNLMVFLRPYIIRDSGAGRSITRNRYDFMRRAQGGLQPQHSWALPDVQAPQLPAVEKAMPGSTRP, from the coding sequence ATGAAGTGGTCACTTCCCCGTTCAGCGCCGTTTCGCCAGGTGGCGCCGCTGCTGTTGCTGGCGCTCAGTGCCTGCAGCCACACCCCGGCGCCCACACCTGCGCCCTTGCTGGTGGACAGCGAACTCGGCCAGCCCCTGGCCGACACCCGGCGCAATGGCGTGCCGTTGCCCGATCGCCAGCGCGAAATCAGCCCCCAGCCGCGGGTCCAGCACCCGCTGAGCAACCGCGCCCGTGGCCCGGTCGCCGCGCCGGCCAAGGTGCGCAACCCGCTGGGTGACCAGCCGGTGCAATTGAATTTCGTCGACGCCGAGATCCAGGCGGTGGTACGCGCCTTGTCCCGCGCCACCGGCCAGCAGTTCCTGGTAGACCCCCGGGTCAAGGGCAACCTGACCCTGGTCAGCGAAGGCCAGGTCCCGGCGCACCAGGCCTACGACATGCTGCTGGCGGCGCTGCGCATGCAGGGCTTCAGTGTGGTGGACGTGGGGGGCGTGGCCCGGGTGGTCCCGGAAGCCGACGCCAAACTGCTGGGCGGGCCGATCTACAACGCCGCCAGCCCCAGTGGCAATGGCATGCAGACCCGCACCTTCCGCCTGCAATACGAAAACGCGGTGAACCTGATCCCGGTGTTGCGCCCCATCGTTTCGCCGAACAACCCGATCAACGCCTACCCCGGCAACAACAGCATCGTCATCACCGACTACGCGGAAAACCTCGCACGGGTAGGGCAAATCATCGCCGGCATCGACACCCCAAGCGCCATCGACACCGACGTGGTGCCGGTACAAAACGGCATCGCCGTGGATATCGCGGCAATGGTCGCCGAGTTGCTGGAAACCCAGGGCAACGACCAGACCCAGAAAATCGCCGTGATCGGCGACCCGCGTTCCAACTCGATCATCATTCGTGCCGGCAGCCCCGAGCGCACGGAGCTGGCGCGCAACCTGATCTACAAACTCGACAATGCCCAGAGCAACCCCAGCAACATGCACGTGGTGTACCTGCGCAACGCCCAGGCAGGCAAGCTGGCCCAATCCCTGCGCGGCATGCTGACCGGAGAGAGCGAAAGTGGCGTCAGTGACGAGGCCCGCTCCAAGTTGAGTGCGATGGGCGGCGCGGGTAGCACCAGCCAGGGCAGCACCCAGAACAGCAGCGGCACGCCGACCGCCAGCGCGGCGCCATCCAGCGGTTATGCCAAGGACAGCACCGGCGCAAGCACTGCCGGCAGTGAGCAGAACACTGCCTTCAGTGCCGGCGGTGTGACGATCCAGGCCGATGCGACCACCAACACCCTGCTGATATCCGCCCCGGATCCGCTGTACCGCAACCTGCGCGAAGTCATCGACATGCTCGACCAGCGCCGCGCCCAGGTGGTGATCGAAAGCCTGATCGTCGAAGTCAACGAAGACGATGCCAGCGAATTCGGCGTGCAGTGGCAGGCCGGCAACCTGGGGGGCAAGGGTGGTTTTGGCGGGGTCAACCTGGGCGGCAGCGGGATCAACGGCACCCCCACCAGCAAGACCAGCATTGACGTGCTGCCCAAGGGCCTGAACATCGGCCTGGTGGACGGTACCGTGGATATTCCAGGGATCGGCCGGGTGCTGGACCTCAAAGTCCTGGCGCGGGCGTTGAAGAGCAAGGGCGGGACCAATGTGTTATCCACGCCGAACCTGCTGACCCTGGACAATGAGGCGGCGAGTATCTTCGTCGGCCAGACCATTCCCTTCATCACCGGCAGCTACGTGACCGGCGGGGGCGGCACCAGCAATAACCCGTTCCAGACCGTGCAGCGTGAGGAAGTGGGGCTCAAGTTGAACGTACGGCCACAGATTTCCGAGGGCGGTACGGTGAAGCTGGATATCTACCAGGAAGTCAGCAGCGTCGATACCCGGGCGTCGGGGGATGCGCGCACGGTGACCAACAAGCGCGCGATTGATACCAGCATCTTGCTGGATGACGGGCAGATCATGGTGCTGGGCGGGCTGTTGCAGGATGGCTATACCCAGAGCAACGACGCAGTGCCGTGGCTATCAGACATCCCGGGATTGGGCGCGCTGTTTCGCAACGAGTCGCGCAGTGTGAACAAGACCAACCTGATGGTGTTCCTGCGGCCCTACATCATTCGCGACAGCGGCGCGGGCCGCAGCATTACGCGCAATCGCTACGACTTTATGCGCCGCGCCCAGGGTGGCTTGCAGCCGCAGCACAGCTGGGCACTGCCGGATGTGCAGGCGCCGCAGTTGCCGGCGGTGGAGAAGGCGATGCCG